One window of Bacteroides sp. AN502(2024) genomic DNA carries:
- a CDS encoding SusC/RagA family TonB-linked outer membrane protein — protein sequence MRNKIRYIRLIGFIFVLIVGSSLTFAQNKSKRKSMKKPLVEIVSIVTDEKGSPLKNVSIICGEGAVVLYTDAKGSFQTKVENDATVMVEALGYEDKVYKLTGSNIVPEKIVLKKEPLFLTEEALVNRADGGKTYKGNEVGATSVLENGKFGTFPDLTLTNMLQGKMLGLQVRSTVSGLGNNTPDLFIRGQHGMSDNTAIVIIDGVERPVADLIPEEIERIELLKDATAKILYGARAANGVLWVTTRRGKANRRIYNATAEAGVIQMTRTPDFLNSYQYANLYNEARANDGLTPYYNQKQLEGYKNSKGANDLLYPNVDLYDQLLNKNANYRKVSFDMTGGTDRVRYALIAGYVGGSGFEDVTYTPQLHRLTLRGNLDFNVTDFLAISADVAGRMEMRKWGQLDCGQVFTALSTHRPNEYPLTMSPEETGLASSDGIPLFGASLLRPMNAYAETMYGGYTDERYTRSQTNIGLKFDLDMLIKGLKAGAFLSFDNYDYLQLSLSKVYPTYAIKTYRDFAGEEQIMYTQMKKTDVATSQSRKSTTLQQTLGWNAFAAYENTFNQKHDVSARLTYMYSKTTSQGVAQDIINANYALRLNYMYDHRYVVEADMALMGSNRFKPGNKYFFSAAGGLAWILSNEDFLKDNEYVNFLKLKTSAGVLGYDRSTEHLLYERAWVQDGNFRFGTTNNGATAYYSTFVRAGNPNLKWEKVAEWNIGVEGLFLNNRLYTEMNYFREKHTDIIGSVDASYGDYTGNFTYQDNMGSVLNHGIEGIFTWSDRVNDWSYSVGANFVWSKNKVLKWNQVKHGEEYRYTVGRSTDAMMGLAAEGLLGKDIDINGHAVQTFADYQEGDIAYKDLNGDKIIDGRDVKELGNSFPRTTLGIDFNVNYKGWGLYLQGYSELGVHTWATNAYYWNNGEGKYSKLALDRYHPVNNPTGSYPRLTTTAGANNFRNSSFWLKNTSFFRMKNVELSYTFNQFSSSSVVKKMKIFARGANLFVLSSVKDLDPELLNAGVTNYPVTRTFTGGVSFVF from the coding sequence GCCTGACTTTCGCACAGAATAAATCAAAGAGAAAGTCGATGAAGAAGCCTTTGGTGGAAATAGTTTCTATTGTTACCGACGAGAAAGGTAGCCCGTTGAAGAATGTTTCTATCATTTGTGGAGAAGGCGCAGTTGTTCTGTATACAGATGCAAAGGGAAGTTTTCAGACGAAGGTCGAGAATGACGCAACCGTCATGGTAGAGGCTTTGGGATATGAAGATAAAGTGTATAAGTTGACAGGCAGCAATATCGTTCCTGAAAAGATTGTACTGAAGAAAGAGCCTCTGTTCCTGACCGAAGAAGCGTTAGTGAACAGAGCCGATGGTGGCAAGACGTATAAAGGGAATGAAGTAGGCGCAACGAGCGTACTGGAGAACGGAAAGTTCGGAACGTTCCCAGATTTGACGCTGACTAATATGCTGCAAGGTAAAATGTTAGGTTTACAGGTCCGTTCTACGGTCAGCGGATTGGGGAATAATACACCTGATTTATTTATCCGTGGCCAGCATGGTATGTCGGACAATACGGCTATCGTTATTATTGACGGTGTCGAACGTCCGGTAGCGGATCTGATTCCTGAAGAAATCGAGCGTATCGAGTTGCTGAAAGATGCCACTGCCAAGATTCTTTACGGAGCACGTGCTGCGAATGGGGTACTTTGGGTGACTACCCGCAGAGGAAAGGCCAACCGCCGCATTTATAATGCAACCGCTGAAGCGGGTGTGATACAGATGACGCGTACTCCTGATTTCCTGAATTCTTATCAGTATGCTAATCTGTATAATGAAGCGCGTGCAAACGACGGACTGACTCCTTACTATAATCAGAAACAACTGGAAGGATATAAAAACTCCAAAGGAGCCAATGACCTATTGTATCCGAACGTTGATCTGTACGATCAGTTGTTGAACAAGAATGCCAACTATCGGAAAGTATCGTTCGATATGACGGGGGGTACCGACAGAGTGCGTTATGCTTTGATTGCCGGATATGTAGGAGGTAGCGGATTTGAAGACGTTACCTATACTCCGCAACTGCACCGCCTGACTCTTCGCGGAAACCTCGATTTCAATGTAACGGATTTTCTGGCTATATCCGCAGATGTTGCCGGACGTATGGAGATGCGTAAATGGGGACAATTGGATTGTGGTCAGGTATTCACGGCTTTGTCTACGCATCGTCCGAATGAATACCCGCTGACTATGTCACCGGAAGAAACCGGACTGGCCAGTTCGGACGGAATTCCATTGTTCGGTGCAAGTCTGTTGCGTCCGATGAATGCATACGCGGAAACGATGTACGGAGGATATACGGATGAACGTTATACACGCAGCCAGACCAATATCGGTTTGAAATTCGATCTTGATATGCTGATAAAAGGCTTGAAAGCCGGTGCTTTCCTTTCTTTCGACAACTATGATTACTTGCAACTCTCTTTGAGCAAAGTCTATCCGACGTATGCCATCAAGACATATCGTGACTTTGCCGGTGAGGAACAAATCATGTATACTCAGATGAAGAAAACAGATGTAGCTACTTCACAAAGCAGGAAGTCAACTACCTTGCAACAGACATTGGGGTGGAACGCCTTTGCTGCATACGAGAATACATTCAACCAAAAGCACGATGTATCGGCACGGTTGACTTATATGTACTCGAAAACAACGAGTCAGGGAGTGGCTCAGGACATTATCAATGCCAACTATGCATTGCGTCTGAACTATATGTATGACCATCGCTATGTTGTGGAAGCGGATATGGCATTGATGGGAAGCAACCGCTTTAAACCGGGAAATAAATACTTCTTCTCTGCAGCAGGCGGTCTTGCCTGGATTCTAAGTAATGAAGATTTCTTGAAAGACAATGAATACGTGAACTTTCTGAAACTGAAAACCAGTGCCGGTGTTTTGGGATATGACAGAAGTACGGAACATTTATTGTATGAACGTGCCTGGGTACAAGACGGCAACTTCCGCTTTGGAACGACGAATAATGGTGCTACGGCTTACTATTCTACTTTTGTCCGTGCCGGTAATCCGAACCTGAAATGGGAAAAGGTGGCAGAATGGAACATCGGTGTGGAAGGTCTGTTCCTGAACAACCGCTTATATACCGAAATGAACTATTTTCGTGAGAAACATACGGACATCATTGGTTCTGTCGATGCCTCTTACGGGGATTATACAGGCAACTTTACCTACCAGGATAATATGGGTTCCGTCTTGAATCACGGTATAGAAGGAATATTCACCTGGAGTGACCGTGTCAACGACTGGTCTTATTCGGTAGGAGCCAATTTCGTATGGTCAAAGAATAAAGTATTGAAATGGAACCAGGTGAAACATGGGGAGGAATATCGCTATACAGTGGGGCGTTCTACCGATGCTATGATGGGACTGGCTGCCGAAGGATTATTGGGCAAAGATATAGACATTAACGGACATGCAGTCCAGACGTTTGCCGATTATCAGGAAGGCGACATCGCCTACAAAGACCTGAACGGCGATAAGATCATTGACGGTCGTGACGTAAAGGAACTCGGCAATTCATTCCCGCGTACCACATTGGGTATCGACTTCAATGTAAATTACAAGGGCTGGGGATTGTATCTTCAGGGATATTCCGAATTGGGTGTTCACACCTGGGCAACGAATGCCTATTACTGGAACAATGGAGAAGGTAAATACTCCAAACTGGCATTAGACCGTTATCATCCGGTAAACAACCCGACCGGAAGTTATCCGCGCCTGACAACTACTGCCGGTGCGAACAATTTCCGCAATTCTTCTTTCTGGTTGAAGAATACAAGCTTCTTCCGTATGAAGAATGTTGAATTGAGCTACACGTTCAATCAGTTCTCCTCGAGTTCGGTAGTGAAGAAGATGAAGATTTTTGCTCGTGGTGCAAACTTGTTCGTGCTTTCTTCCGTGAAGGATTTGGATCCTGAATTGCTGAATGCCGGTGTGACAAACTATCCGGTGACGCGTACTTTTACAGGCGGAGTCTCTTTTGTATTTTAA